From one Catellatospora sp. IY07-71 genomic stretch:
- a CDS encoding DUF2550 domain-containing protein, which yields MRSLLEAIAIGLVVLLALLAGLFVRRELFARGHGTVELYLRLRQAAGGRGWAPGFAQFRGDELRWYRMFSLSPRPRRRYDRRELKVLGRRAPTADEAVLVPADWIVLHCADSRTEVEIAMPMHTVTGFLSWLEAAAPYSM from the coding sequence ATGAGGTCGCTGCTCGAAGCAATCGCCATCGGCCTCGTCGTCCTGCTCGCCCTGCTGGCGGGCCTGTTCGTGCGCCGCGAGCTGTTCGCGCGCGGGCACGGCACCGTGGAGCTCTACCTCCGGCTGCGCCAGGCGGCCGGGGGCCGCGGCTGGGCGCCCGGCTTCGCCCAGTTCCGCGGGGACGAGCTGCGCTGGTATCGCATGTTCAGCCTCTCCCCACGCCCGCGCCGCCGCTACGACCGCCGCGAGCTGAAGGTGCTCGGCCGCCGCGCCCCCACCGCCGACGAGGCCGTCCTGGTCCCCGCCGACTGGATCGTGCTGCACTGCGCCGACTCCCGCACCGAGGTCGAGATCGCCATGCCGATGCACACCGTCACCGGCTTCCTCTCCTGGCTCGAAGCCGCCGCCCCGTACTCCATGTGA
- a CDS encoding ABC transporter permease, which produces MTIGAGAGLRDAGELARRSMLRTRRAPRTLVLAALLPLLLLLVFGFVLGGSVDVPGYLDFLVPGVLVQAVTLTAGLGAANVAVDVRRGMIDRFRTLPVGSAAVLTGATAADLVRLAVTVTAGAAAGVIAGWRVDSGPAAAAAGFGLLLLSGYALTWASLLVALYARTPATARRLVYTCLIPLAFVSGAVAPTDPMPWWLRPLAEANPVTVTAAALRGLWSGTPGTGLSAYPLALLWPLAVLLLAIPLARRRYRRTVP; this is translated from the coding sequence GTGACGATCGGGGCGGGAGCCGGGCTGCGGGACGCGGGCGAGCTGGCCCGGCGCAGCATGCTGCGCACCCGGCGGGCGCCCCGCACGCTCGTCCTGGCCGCGCTGCTGCCGCTGCTGCTGCTCCTGGTCTTCGGCTTCGTGCTGGGCGGCTCGGTGGACGTGCCGGGATATCTGGACTTCCTGGTCCCTGGCGTGCTGGTGCAGGCGGTGACGCTGACGGCCGGGCTGGGCGCCGCGAACGTCGCGGTCGACGTGCGCCGCGGCATGATCGACCGGTTCCGTACGCTGCCCGTCGGCTCGGCCGCGGTGCTGACCGGCGCGACGGCCGCGGACCTGGTCCGGCTCGCGGTGACGGTCACGGCGGGCGCCGCGGCCGGGGTCATCGCCGGCTGGCGGGTCGACAGCGGGCCCGCGGCAGCCGCCGCCGGCTTCGGCCTGCTGCTGCTATCCGGGTACGCGCTGACCTGGGCGTCGCTGCTGGTGGCGCTGTACGCGCGCACCCCCGCCACGGCCCGGCGCCTGGTCTACACCTGCCTGATCCCGCTGGCGTTCGTGTCCGGCGCGGTGGCCCCGACGGACCCGATGCCCTGGTGGCTGCGCCCGCTGGCGGAGGCGAACCCCGTCACCGTCACCGCGGCGGCGCTACGCGGCCTCTGGAGCGGCACTCCGGGGACGGGGCTGTCCGCATACCCCCTGGCCCTGCTCTGGCCCCTGGCCGTCCTCCTGCTGGCCATCCCGCTGGCCCGCCGCCGCTACCGCCGCACGGTCCCCTAG
- a CDS encoding LCP family protein, producing the protein MVAKQWRTAARWARWSVLTGTALMLLSGASLVTVDRVLARYESAIHNEDLFGDQTGPARPRPEDIKGPLNVLLAGIDPRRGDPTWLPRADSVLVMHVPAGLDRGYLFSLPRDLLVAIPPFPKSGYAGNAQDKLAHAMYFGSMVPGSPNANYAQGFELLAATVSQYTGIARFDAGAIIDFSGFKDVIDALGGIDMTVDERVASIHLEPDGDPRDRVGDSYVGEQMVYEPGLRHFKGWQALDYARQRYVTGGDYARQRHQQQLVRAMIAKGFSADVLADPLQLDAVLRAAGDSLTFSGRGHGVIDWAFALQDIRPSRVAMIKLSGGGVGRYVVDKGKDDGEGDDGGDDGGDDDDDDDKKDKKKSKPKMKYQYLGEQLDLDAKQFLAAVAAGAVENYLAFHPELINN; encoded by the coding sequence ATGGTGGCGAAACAGTGGCGTACGGCGGCGCGGTGGGCGCGCTGGAGTGTCCTGACCGGTACGGCGCTGATGCTGCTCAGCGGAGCCTCGCTGGTCACCGTCGACCGGGTGCTGGCCCGCTACGAGAGCGCCATCCACAACGAGGACCTGTTCGGCGACCAGACGGGCCCGGCCCGGCCGCGCCCGGAGGACATCAAGGGCCCGCTGAACGTGCTGCTGGCCGGCATCGACCCCCGGCGCGGCGACCCGACCTGGCTCCCGCGCGCCGACTCCGTGCTGGTCATGCACGTCCCCGCCGGGCTGGACCGGGGCTACCTGTTCTCCCTCCCGCGTGACCTGCTGGTGGCGATCCCGCCGTTCCCGAAGTCGGGTTATGCGGGCAACGCCCAGGACAAGCTGGCCCACGCCATGTACTTCGGCTCGATGGTGCCCGGCAGCCCCAATGCGAACTACGCGCAGGGCTTCGAGCTGCTCGCCGCGACGGTGAGCCAGTACACCGGCATCGCCCGCTTCGACGCGGGCGCGATCATCGACTTCAGTGGCTTCAAGGACGTCATCGACGCGCTGGGCGGCATCGACATGACCGTCGACGAGCGGGTCGCCTCGATCCACCTGGAGCCGGACGGCGACCCCCGCGACCGGGTCGGCGACAGCTACGTCGGCGAGCAGATGGTGTACGAGCCCGGCCTGCGCCACTTCAAGGGGTGGCAGGCGCTGGACTACGCCCGCCAGCGCTACGTGACCGGCGGCGACTACGCCCGCCAGCGCCACCAGCAGCAGCTGGTCCGCGCGATGATCGCCAAGGGGTTCAGCGCCGACGTGCTCGCCGACCCGCTGCAGCTGGATGCGGTGCTCCGAGCCGCGGGCGACTCGCTGACCTTCAGCGGGCGCGGACACGGCGTGATCGACTGGGCGTTCGCGCTGCAGGACATCCGGCCGAGCCGGGTCGCCATGATCAAGCTGTCCGGCGGCGGGGTGGGCCGCTACGTCGTGGACAAGGGCAAGGACGACGGCGAGGGCGACGACGGCGGGGACGACGGCGGCGACGATGACGACGATGACGACAAGAAGGACAAGAAGAAGTCCAAGCCCAAGATGAAGTACCAGTACCTCGGTGAGCAGCTCGACCTCGACGCCAAGCAGTTCCTCGCCGCGGTCGCGGCGGGCGCGGTCGAGAACTACCTCGCCTTCCACCCGGAATTGATCAACAACTAG
- the murA gene encoding UDP-N-acetylglucosamine 1-carboxyvinyltransferase → MTTSLMVPGGGDSVGAVLAGVRAPGPASTMADVDVIRVKGGVRLAGEVGVVGAKNSALKLMAAALLAEGESVITNVPRITDIALMGEVLRRLGAEVAFEGDEVRINVPAVLHPEADYELVRRLRASICVLGPLLARCGRVRVAHPGGDAIGSRGLDMHVSGLAKMGADISGEHGFVVAEAPSGLHGAKISLDFPSVGATENLLMAAVLARGTTVIDNVAREPEIVDICQMLIAMGARITGAGTSELTVHGVDQLQPVRHATIGDRIVAGTWAFGAAMTRGDVMVRGVDPRCLEIALDKIQQGGGSVDYGPDWFRVRQADRPNAVDVRTLPFPGFATDLLPMAIGMAAVADGVSLITENIFDGRFMFAEELKRLGADIRIEGHHAMVRGRASLSSAEVSASDIRAGAGLVIAGLCGDGVTTVRAVHHIDRGYPDFVADLRALGVEVERAEAPADPEYGF, encoded by the coding sequence ATGACGACGAGCCTAATGGTGCCCGGCGGTGGTGATTCCGTCGGCGCGGTGCTGGCGGGCGTCCGGGCGCCAGGCCCGGCTTCTACGATGGCCGACGTGGATGTGATCCGGGTCAAGGGCGGCGTACGGCTGGCCGGCGAGGTCGGCGTGGTCGGCGCGAAGAACTCCGCGCTCAAGCTCATGGCGGCAGCGTTGCTGGCCGAGGGCGAGAGCGTGATCACCAACGTGCCGCGTATCACCGACATCGCGCTGATGGGGGAGGTGCTGCGGCGGCTGGGCGCCGAGGTCGCCTTCGAGGGCGACGAGGTGCGTATCAACGTGCCCGCGGTGCTGCACCCGGAGGCCGACTACGAGCTGGTGCGCCGCCTGCGGGCGTCGATCTGCGTGCTCGGGCCGCTGCTGGCGCGCTGCGGGCGGGTGCGGGTGGCCCACCCCGGCGGTGACGCGATCGGCTCGCGCGGCCTGGACATGCACGTCTCCGGCCTGGCCAAGATGGGCGCCGACATCAGCGGCGAGCACGGCTTCGTGGTCGCCGAGGCGCCCTCCGGCCTGCACGGTGCCAAGATCAGCCTGGACTTCCCCAGCGTCGGCGCGACCGAGAACCTGCTCATGGCCGCGGTGCTGGCCCGGGGCACCACGGTCATCGACAACGTGGCCCGCGAGCCGGAGATCGTGGACATCTGCCAGATGCTGATCGCCATGGGCGCCCGCATCACCGGCGCGGGCACCTCCGAGCTGACCGTGCACGGCGTGGACCAGCTCCAGCCGGTCCGGCACGCCACCATCGGCGACCGGATCGTGGCGGGCACCTGGGCCTTCGGCGCGGCGATGACCCGCGGCGACGTGATGGTGCGCGGCGTCGACCCGCGCTGCCTGGAGATCGCCCTGGACAAGATCCAGCAGGGGGGCGGCTCGGTCGACTACGGCCCGGACTGGTTCCGGGTGCGCCAGGCCGACCGGCCGAACGCGGTGGACGTACGCACGCTGCCGTTCCCGGGCTTCGCCACCGACCTGCTGCCTATGGCGATCGGCATGGCCGCGGTGGCCGACGGCGTCTCGCTGATCACCGAGAACATCTTCGACGGGCGGTTCATGTTCGCCGAGGAGCTCAAGCGCCTCGGCGCCGACATCCGCATCGAGGGCCACCACGCGATGGTGCGCGGGCGGGCGAGCCTGTCCAGCGCCGAGGTCAGTGCGAGCGACATCCGCGCCGGGGCCGGCCTGGTCATCGCGGGCCTGTGCGGGGACGGGGTCACCACCGTGCGCGCCGTGCACCACATCGACCGGGGCTACCCGGACTTCGTCGCCGACCTGCGCGCCCTGGGCGTCGAGGTGGAGCGCGCCGAGGCCCCCGCGGACCCGGAGTACGGCTTCTGA
- the atpA gene encoding F0F1 ATP synthase subunit alpha, with the protein MAELTISSEEIRGALERFVSSYAPEISREEVGVVTEAGDGIAKVEGLPSTMANELLEFADGTLGVALNLDVREIGVVVLGAFEGIEEGQPVKRTGRVLSVPVGDKFLGRVVNPLGAAIDGLGEIENEGFRELELQAPNVMVRKSVHEPLQTGIKAIDAMTPIGRGQRQLIIGDRKTGKTSVALDAIINQRDNWKSGDPKKQVRCIYVAIGQKASTIASVKGTLEAAGAMEYTTIVASPASDPAGFKYLAPYAGSAIGQHWMYAGKHVLIVFDDLSKQAEAYRAVSLLLRRPPGREAYPGDVFYLHSRLLERCAKLSDELGAGSMTGLPIIETKAGDISAFIPTNVISITDGQIFLEEGLFNSGVRPAINVGTSVSRVGGAAQDKPMKKVSGRLRLDLAQFRELEAFAAFASDLDAASRAQLDRGGRLVELLKQQNFSPYPAEEQTVSIWAGTEGKLDDIPVKDVRRFEGEFLQHLRASHSDLLKSIAGGTWNDDIAGRLDKIIAEFKEGFLPAEDNIVINEAPAEALEGDELTETVTRIVDEKK; encoded by the coding sequence ATGGCCGAGCTGACCATCTCGTCCGAGGAGATCCGTGGAGCGCTTGAGCGTTTCGTCTCCTCGTACGCGCCCGAGATCTCCCGCGAGGAGGTCGGCGTCGTCACCGAGGCCGGTGACGGCATCGCCAAGGTCGAGGGTCTCCCCTCCACCATGGCCAACGAGCTGCTGGAGTTCGCCGACGGCACCCTGGGTGTCGCGCTGAACCTCGACGTCCGCGAGATCGGTGTCGTCGTCCTGGGTGCCTTCGAGGGCATCGAGGAGGGGCAGCCGGTCAAGCGCACCGGCCGCGTGCTGTCGGTGCCCGTGGGCGACAAGTTCCTGGGCCGCGTGGTGAACCCGCTGGGTGCCGCCATCGACGGTCTGGGCGAGATCGAGAACGAGGGCTTCCGCGAGCTGGAGCTGCAGGCTCCGAACGTGATGGTCCGCAAGTCCGTGCACGAGCCGCTGCAGACCGGTATCAAGGCCATCGACGCGATGACCCCGATCGGCCGTGGCCAGCGTCAGCTGATCATCGGTGACCGCAAGACCGGCAAGACGTCGGTGGCGCTGGACGCGATCATCAACCAGCGCGACAACTGGAAGTCCGGCGACCCGAAGAAGCAGGTCCGCTGCATCTACGTCGCCATCGGCCAGAAGGCGTCCACCATCGCGTCCGTCAAGGGCACGCTGGAGGCGGCGGGCGCGATGGAGTACACCACCATCGTCGCGTCGCCCGCGTCGGACCCGGCCGGCTTCAAGTACCTGGCGCCGTACGCCGGTTCGGCCATCGGCCAGCACTGGATGTACGCCGGCAAGCACGTCCTGATCGTGTTCGACGACCTGAGCAAGCAGGCCGAGGCGTACCGCGCCGTGTCGCTGCTGCTGCGCCGCCCGCCGGGCCGTGAGGCCTACCCGGGTGACGTCTTCTACCTGCACTCCCGCCTGCTGGAGCGCTGCGCGAAGCTGTCCGACGAGCTGGGCGCGGGCTCGATGACCGGTCTGCCGATCATCGAGACGAAGGCCGGCGACATCTCGGCGTTCATCCCGACCAACGTCATCTCCATCACCGACGGCCAGATCTTCCTCGAGGAGGGCCTGTTCAACTCGGGTGTGCGTCCGGCGATCAACGTCGGCACCTCGGTCTCCCGGGTCGGTGGCGCCGCGCAGGACAAGCCGATGAAGAAGGTCTCCGGCCGGCTTCGCCTGGACCTGGCCCAGTTCCGTGAGCTGGAGGCGTTCGCCGCCTTCGCCTCCGACCTGGACGCCGCCTCGCGGGCCCAGCTGGACCGCGGTGGCCGCCTGGTCGAGCTGCTCAAGCAGCAGAACTTCTCGCCGTACCCGGCCGAGGAGCAGACCGTCTCGATCTGGGCCGGCACCGAGGGCAAGCTCGACGACATCCCGGTCAAGGACGTGCGCCGCTTCGAGGGCGAGTTCCTGCAGCACCTGCGTGCCTCGCACAGCGACCTGCTGAAGAGCATCGCGGGCGGCACCTGGAACGACGACATCGCCGGCCGTCTCGACAAGATCATCGCTGAGTTCAAGGAGGGCTTCCTGCCCGCCGAGGACAACATCGTGATCAACGAGGCGCCCGCGGAGGCGCTCGAGGGCGACGAGCTCACCGAGACCGTCACCCGCATCGTGGACGAGAAGAAGTAG
- the atpD gene encoding F0F1 ATP synthase subunit beta produces the protein MMTATETKAGVGRVVRVIGPVVDVEFPRDAMPPIFNALNVDVTLAEGTKTLTMEVAQHLGDNVVRAVSMQPTDGMVRGASVSDTGTPISVPVGDETKGRVFNVLGDCLNLAPGQKLEVAERWPIHRKPPAFAELEPKTEMLETGVKVIDLLAPYVKGGKIGLFGGAGVGKTVLIQEMIIRVARNFGGTSVFAGVGERTREGNDLIHEMTDAGVIGDTALVYGQMDEPPGTRLRVALSALTMAEYFRDVQKQEVLLFIDNIFRFTQAGSEVSTLLGRMPSAVGYQPTLADEMGELQERITSVRGQAITSLQAIYVPADDYTDPAPATTFAHLDATTNLERKVSDKGIYPAVDPLASSSRILAPEYVGAEHYAVASEVKRILQKYNDLQDIIAILGMDELSEEDKITVARARRIERFLSQNTYAAKQFTGVEGSTVPVKETVEAFKKIAQGDYDHVPEQAFFMCGGLDDLEKNYRDLTK, from the coding sequence ATGATGACTGCTACCGAAACCAAGGCGGGCGTCGGCCGAGTCGTCCGGGTCATCGGCCCGGTCGTCGACGTCGAGTTCCCGCGCGACGCGATGCCCCCGATCTTCAACGCGCTCAACGTCGACGTGACCCTCGCCGAGGGCACCAAGACGCTGACCATGGAGGTCGCGCAGCACCTCGGCGACAACGTCGTGCGTGCCGTCTCGATGCAGCCGACCGACGGCATGGTCCGCGGCGCGTCGGTGAGCGACACCGGCACCCCGATCAGCGTGCCGGTGGGCGACGAGACCAAGGGCCGGGTGTTCAACGTCCTCGGTGACTGCCTCAACCTGGCCCCGGGCCAGAAGCTCGAGGTCGCCGAGCGCTGGCCGATCCACCGCAAGCCTCCGGCGTTCGCCGAGCTGGAGCCGAAGACCGAGATGCTGGAGACCGGCGTCAAGGTGATCGACCTGCTCGCCCCGTACGTCAAGGGCGGCAAGATCGGTCTGTTCGGCGGCGCGGGCGTGGGCAAGACGGTGCTCATCCAGGAGATGATCATCCGCGTTGCCCGTAACTTCGGCGGCACCTCCGTGTTCGCGGGCGTGGGTGAGCGCACCCGTGAGGGCAACGACCTCATCCACGAGATGACCGACGCGGGCGTCATCGGCGACACCGCGCTGGTCTACGGCCAGATGGACGAGCCCCCGGGCACCCGTCTGCGGGTCGCGCTGTCCGCGCTGACCATGGCCGAGTACTTCCGCGACGTGCAGAAGCAGGAGGTGCTGCTCTTCATCGACAACATCTTCCGCTTCACGCAGGCCGGTTCCGAGGTGTCCACCCTGCTCGGCCGTATGCCGAGCGCCGTGGGTTACCAGCCGACCCTCGCCGACGAGATGGGTGAGCTCCAGGAGCGCATCACCTCGGTGCGTGGCCAGGCCATCACCTCGCTGCAGGCCATCTACGTGCCCGCGGACGACTACACCGACCCGGCGCCGGCGACCACCTTCGCCCACCTGGACGCGACCACGAACCTCGAGCGCAAGGTGTCCGACAAGGGCATCTACCCCGCCGTGGACCCGCTGGCCTCGTCCTCGCGAATCCTGGCGCCGGAGTACGTCGGTGCGGAGCACTACGCCGTCGCCTCCGAGGTGAAGCGGATCCTGCAGAAGTACAACGACCTGCAGGACATCATCGCGATCCTCGGTATGGACGAGCTCTCCGAGGAAGACAAGATCACCGTGGCGCGGGCCCGCCGGATCGAGCGGTTCCTGTCGCAGAACACCTACGCGGCCAAGCAGTTCACCGGTGTCGAGGGTTCGACCGTGCCGGTGAAGGAGACCGTCGAGGCGTTCAAGAAGATCGCTCAGGGCGACTACGACCACGTCCCGGAGCAGGCCTTCTTCATGTGCGGTGGCCTCGACGACCTCGAGAAGAACTACCGCGACCTGACCAAGTAA
- a CDS encoding F0F1 ATP synthase subunit delta produces MQAASRESYTAARAALEASARGAGAAATAVTAQELLAFADLLGREPRLRRALSDPSRPGEQRAELVGSLLSGKISAGTLELVKVLASGRWSAAAELLDGAERLGVDALLASAELSGDLSEVEDELFRFGQIVAGSPELAASIGEFTVPVTKRAELVRGLLDGKAKPATVSLAELAVRGFGGRSFGNGLTRLVELAAERREAQVAYVTVAQALTEAEEARLASSLSAIYGRQVSVKVTVDPAVLGGLSVKVGSDLYDGTIARRLAAVRNALAG; encoded by the coding sequence ATGCAGGCGGCAAGCCGAGAGTCGTACACCGCGGCCCGGGCGGCGCTGGAGGCCTCCGCCCGGGGTGCCGGTGCGGCCGCCACCGCGGTGACCGCGCAGGAGCTGCTGGCCTTCGCGGATCTGCTGGGCCGGGAGCCGCGGCTGCGCCGCGCGCTGTCGGACCCGTCCCGCCCCGGTGAGCAGCGCGCCGAGCTGGTCGGCTCGCTGCTGTCGGGCAAGATCAGCGCGGGTACCCTGGAGCTGGTCAAGGTGCTGGCGTCCGGTCGCTGGTCGGCCGCGGCGGAGCTGCTGGACGGCGCCGAGCGCCTGGGCGTCGACGCGCTGCTGGCCTCGGCCGAGCTGTCCGGCGACCTGAGCGAGGTCGAGGACGAGCTGTTCCGCTTCGGGCAGATCGTCGCCGGCAGCCCGGAGCTGGCCGCGAGCATCGGCGAGTTCACCGTGCCGGTGACCAAGCGCGCCGAGCTGGTGCGCGGCCTGCTGGACGGCAAGGCCAAGCCGGCGACGGTGAGCCTGGCCGAGCTGGCGGTGCGGGGCTTCGGCGGCCGTTCCTTCGGCAACGGCCTGACCCGCCTGGTGGAGCTGGCCGCCGAGCGCCGGGAGGCGCAGGTCGCGTACGTCACGGTCGCGCAGGCGCTGACCGAGGCGGAGGAGGCCCGGCTGGCCTCGTCGCTGTCCGCCATCTACGGCCGTCAGGTCTCGGTGAAGGTAACCGTCGACCCCGCGGTGCTGGGTGGGCTGAGCGTGAAGGTCGGCAGCGACCTGTACGACGGCACCATCGCACGGCGGCTGGCCGCAGTCCGCAACGCGCTCGCCGGCTGA
- a CDS encoding F0F1 ATP synthase subunit epsilon has protein sequence MAKLLQVELVAVEEKVWSGQAEMVIARTTEGELGVLPSHAPLLGQLANPGGVRIILPGGEELAYEVFGGFLSVTTEGVTVLAENAHPVAPAARH, from the coding sequence GTGGCCAAGCTGCTCCAGGTCGAGCTCGTCGCCGTCGAGGAGAAGGTCTGGTCCGGGCAGGCCGAGATGGTCATCGCCCGCACCACCGAGGGTGAGCTGGGCGTGCTGCCCAGCCACGCGCCGCTGCTCGGCCAGCTCGCGAACCCGGGCGGCGTGCGGATCATCCTCCCGGGCGGCGAGGAACTCGCCTACGAGGTGTTCGGCGGCTTCCTGTCCGTGACGACCGAGGGCGTGACGGTGCTCGCCGAGAACGCCCACCCGGTCGCTCCGGCCGCCCGCCACTGA
- a CDS encoding cob(I)yrinic acid a,c-diamide adenosyltransferase → MAVHLTRIYTKTGDAGTTALGNGERVAKTDPRITAYADVDECNAALGVALALGELAADVRDVLTKIQNDLFDVGADLCNPITPDPKYPPLRVTEDYVTRLEGWCDEFNARLAKLDSFILPGGTPGAALLHVARTVARRAERSAFALLAEDAARTGPLSAQYLNRLSDLLFILARVANSNGAGDVKWVPGANR, encoded by the coding sequence ATGGCTGTTCACCTCACCCGCATCTACACCAAGACCGGCGACGCCGGCACCACCGCGCTCGGCAACGGCGAGCGGGTGGCCAAGACCGACCCGCGCATCACCGCGTACGCCGATGTGGACGAGTGCAACGCCGCGCTGGGGGTGGCGCTGGCGCTGGGCGAGCTCGCCGCCGACGTGCGCGACGTGCTCACGAAGATCCAGAACGACCTGTTCGACGTGGGCGCCGACCTGTGCAACCCGATCACCCCCGACCCGAAGTACCCACCGCTGCGTGTCACCGAGGACTACGTCACCCGCCTGGAAGGCTGGTGCGATGAGTTCAACGCGCGCCTGGCCAAACTGGATTCTTTTATCCTCCCGGGAGGCACGCCGGGCGCGGCGCTGCTGCACGTGGCCCGTACCGTCGCCCGACGGGCGGAGCGCTCCGCGTTCGCGCTGCTGGCCGAGGATGCGGCACGCACCGGCCCGCTGAGCGCACAGTACCTCAACCGGCTCTCCGATCTGCTGTTTATCCTGGCCAGAGTCGCTAATTCGAACGGCGCGGGCGACGTGAAGTGGGTGCCCGGGGCCAACCGGTGA
- a CDS encoding F0F1 ATP synthase subunit gamma translates to MAGSVRVLRRRIRATRSTKKITKAMELVATSRIAKAQARVDASLPYANAITGVLTALASNTNAQHPLLVPRDPEHRAGVLLITSDRGLCGGYNANAIRLTEQLIARLKAQGKQVALYVIGRKGISYYTFRGRELAGSWSGFSEQPRFEDARRVGETLIQAFVHGADDGADHAGTDGVLGVDELHIVYTEFKSLMTQNASTKIFAPMQVEEHAGNKGELLPAYEFEPNAEELLDALLPKYINTRIYAALLDSAASESASRRRAMKSATDNAEEMIRSLTREMNSARQAAITQEISEIVGGVDALAAAGSE, encoded by the coding sequence ATGGCCGGGTCGGTACGAGTTCTTCGACGGCGGATCCGCGCGACCCGCTCGACGAAGAAGATCACCAAGGCGATGGAGCTGGTCGCGACCAGCCGTATCGCCAAGGCCCAGGCCCGGGTCGACGCGTCGCTGCCGTACGCCAACGCCATCACCGGCGTGCTGACGGCACTCGCGTCGAACACCAACGCCCAGCATCCGCTGCTGGTGCCGCGGGACCCGGAGCACCGGGCCGGTGTGCTGCTCATCACGAGTGACCGCGGCCTGTGCGGCGGCTACAACGCCAACGCGATCCGGCTCACCGAGCAGCTGATCGCGCGGCTGAAGGCCCAGGGCAAGCAGGTCGCGCTGTACGTGATCGGCCGCAAGGGGATCAGCTACTACACCTTCCGCGGGCGCGAGCTCGCCGGGAGCTGGAGTGGCTTCTCCGAGCAGCCGCGCTTCGAGGACGCGCGCCGGGTCGGCGAGACGCTGATCCAGGCGTTCGTGCACGGGGCGGACGACGGCGCGGACCACGCGGGCACGGACGGCGTGCTGGGCGTGGACGAGCTGCACATCGTCTACACCGAGTTCAAGTCGCTCATGACGCAGAACGCCAGCACGAAGATCTTCGCGCCCATGCAGGTCGAGGAGCACGCGGGCAACAAGGGCGAGCTGCTGCCGGCGTACGAGTTCGAGCCCAATGCGGAGGAGCTGCTCGACGCGCTGCTGCCGAAGTACATCAACACGCGGATCTACGCGGCGTTGCTGGACTCGGCCGCCAGCGAGTCGGCGTCGCGCCGCCGGGCCATGAAGAGTGCGACGGACAACGCCGAAGAAATGATCAGGTCGCTGACGCGGGAGATGAACTCCGCGCGCCAGGCCGCGATCACCCAGGAAATCAGTGAGATCGTCGGCGGCGTGGACGCGCTGGCGGCGGCGGGGAGTGAATGA
- a CDS encoding ATP-binding cassette domain-containing protein — MAAAILAEGLVKRYGSVTALAGLSLSVPEGEVLGLLGPDRAGKSTTVRILATLLRPDAGSCLINGLDALTHPAQVRGEIGVSGPRPAVDGFLTGFENLELLGRLHRLGRRRARSRAEELLERFHLSEAASRPASTYPPGMRRRLDLAGALVGTPSVVLLDEPTAGLDQRSRLGIWDVIGERVRDGATLLLATRQLDEADELADQIVVLDHGRTLARGTPEQLTRHIGGERLQVVLGNRAETQVAEDLLNRVCGGQAVVELEQHLVHAPVTSGAQALVELVRRLDAAGIEPVDIGIHRASLDDVFRKLTGQAVTPTQAEEEAHR, encoded by the coding sequence ATGGCCGCTGCGATCCTCGCGGAGGGGCTGGTCAAGCGGTACGGCTCGGTGACCGCGCTGGCCGGTCTGTCGCTCAGCGTGCCGGAGGGCGAGGTGCTGGGCCTGCTCGGCCCCGACCGGGCGGGCAAGTCCACCACGGTGCGCATCCTGGCCACCCTGCTCCGGCCCGACGCGGGCAGCTGCCTCATCAACGGCCTGGACGCCTTGACGCACCCTGCCCAGGTGCGCGGCGAGATCGGGGTGAGCGGCCCGCGCCCGGCCGTGGACGGCTTCCTCACCGGGTTCGAGAATCTGGAGCTGCTCGGGCGGCTGCACCGGCTGGGCCGCCGCCGGGCCCGATCCCGGGCCGAGGAGCTGCTCGAGCGCTTCCACCTCAGCGAGGCCGCGTCTCGCCCGGCGAGCACCTACCCGCCCGGCATGCGGCGGCGGCTGGACCTGGCCGGGGCGCTGGTGGGCACCCCCTCGGTCGTGCTGCTGGACGAGCCCACCGCGGGCCTGGACCAGCGCAGCCGGCTGGGCATCTGGGACGTGATCGGCGAGCGGGTCCGCGACGGCGCGACGCTGCTGCTGGCCACCCGCCAGCTCGACGAGGCCGACGAGCTGGCCGACCAGATCGTCGTGCTCGACCACGGACGCACCCTGGCCCGGGGCACGCCGGAGCAGCTCACCCGGCACATCGGCGGCGAGCGGCTGCAGGTGGTGCTGGGCAACCGGGCCGAGACCCAGGTCGCCGAGGACCTGCTCAACCGGGTCTGCGGCGGCCAGGCGGTGGTGGAGCTGGAGCAGCACCTGGTCCACGCGCCGGTGACCTCCGGGGCGCAGGCCCTGGTCGAGCTGGTACGCAGGCTGGACGCGGCCGGCATCGAGCCGGTCGACATCGGCATCCACCGGGCCAGCCTGGACGACGTGTTCCGCAAGCTCACCGGGCAGGCCGTGACGCCCACCCAGGCCGAGGAGGAGGCCCACCGGTGA